TTGGGATTTGGCGTTTCTTCGCACAGCGAAGTAATGGGGGCATAGTTCAGTTGGTAGAACGGTCGCCTGCGGCGACAGATCCGCGGCAAGGTTATACATGTATTATGTATATGTTTTAAAGAGCTTGAAGAATGGCAGGTATTATACTGGATCCACTTGTGATATCGAAAGAAGATTGCTTGAGCATATGACAGGAAAAAGCAAGGCCACAAAACACCTGAGACCGTTCAGATTGGTGTTTGCCGAAGAGTTCGACACTAGAACAGATGCCTATAAAAGAGAGCGATATCTA
Above is a window of Candidatus Margulisiibacteriota bacterium DNA encoding:
- a CDS encoding GIY-YIG nuclease family protein — translated: MYYVYVLKSLKNGRYYTGSTCDIERRLLEHMTGKSKATKHLRPFRLVFAEEFDTRTDAYKRERYLKTGKGREDREVLIAKHMGA